A window of Nitrosopumilus sp. b3 contains these coding sequences:
- a CDS encoding DEAD/DEAH box helicase has translation MKIEKLDLPKSAIDFLQSQGFEKLYPPQADSVKSGLLDGKSILVSAPTASGKTLIAMLAMISYLSKNGGKVVYLSPLRALAAEKFSEFKKLEKVSLGKKIKVGISTGDFENIEKNLEKSNVLILTNEKMDSIIRHGIEWVEEIGLVISDEVHLIGDESRGPTLEMILTQLKLLETKPQLVGLSATITNSDEIADWLNCKLVKNDWRPVPLSEGVCDGGEVTMSDGKTFQVDRSLRGTPIDLGVQSVQQGGQSLVFAETRTRSKSLATKAADAIFQILKKNELNDLEKTSKKILSENEHTELVKTLAVLVKKGVAFHHAGLNQKCREIIETEFRKGTIKLLSSTPTLAAGVNLPARRVVISNINRYNAKVGANRPISILEYKQLCGRAGRPQYDDYGESIIVGNGNTEDLIEYYINGEPEPIVSKITDDKSLRTHILSVIVTHPGIKKEEILEFFLQTLGGLQSRKPTLKFAIDISLRFLSSKYLIIKKGERYAATEFGKKTSMLYIDPLTATYFRDAIENVSKERNHTFGFLHLISNCNEFFPKFSLRQKDYESASLMIENNSSELLEPISEYDCSRSLLALQSWITESSELSLADSLGIESGDMHRMAENANWLTYCLREISKHVERADLLDELADIRTRIVYGIRRELLDLVKVKGIGRVRARILYKHGIKNLDDLSKIPVNKLAEIDKIGSTIADNIKAELRKVR, from the coding sequence ATGAAAATTGAAAAATTAGATCTTCCAAAATCAGCAATTGATTTTTTACAATCACAAGGTTTTGAAAAATTATACCCTCCACAAGCTGACAGTGTAAAGTCTGGATTGTTAGATGGTAAAAGTATTCTAGTATCTGCTCCGACTGCAAGTGGAAAGACTCTGATTGCAATGCTTGCAATGATTAGTTATCTTTCAAAAAATGGTGGAAAGGTAGTTTATCTTAGTCCATTACGAGCACTTGCTGCTGAAAAGTTTTCTGAATTTAAAAAATTAGAAAAAGTATCATTAGGTAAAAAAATCAAAGTTGGAATCTCTACTGGTGACTTTGAAAATATTGAAAAAAATCTAGAGAAAAGTAACGTATTGATTCTAACAAATGAAAAGATGGATTCGATTATTAGACATGGTATAGAATGGGTTGAAGAAATTGGTCTAGTAATTTCAGATGAAGTACATTTGATAGGAGATGAAAGCAGAGGTCCAACGCTTGAAATGATTTTGACTCAGCTAAAACTTTTGGAGACAAAACCCCAACTTGTAGGTCTTAGTGCTACAATTACAAATTCTGACGAGATTGCAGATTGGCTAAATTGTAAACTAGTAAAAAATGACTGGAGACCAGTACCTCTCTCTGAAGGTGTATGTGATGGAGGAGAGGTTACTATGAGTGATGGTAAAACCTTTCAAGTTGACCGTAGTCTACGTGGAACTCCTATTGATTTAGGCGTGCAATCAGTCCAACAAGGGGGTCAATCCCTAGTATTTGCCGAAACTAGAACTCGCTCAAAATCCTTAGCAACAAAGGCTGCTGATGCAATTTTTCAGATTTTAAAAAAAAATGAATTAAATGATTTAGAAAAAACATCAAAAAAAATTCTCTCTGAAAATGAACATACTGAATTAGTAAAAACTTTAGCAGTTCTTGTTAAAAAAGGAGTTGCATTTCATCATGCAGGCTTGAATCAAAAATGTAGAGAAATAATAGAGACTGAATTCCGTAAAGGAACAATCAAACTATTGTCATCTACCCCAACTTTAGCTGCAGGGGTTAATCTTCCTGCAAGACGAGTTGTAATTTCAAATATTAATCGATATAATGCAAAGGTTGGAGCAAATAGACCAATTAGCATCTTGGAGTACAAACAACTATGTGGTAGAGCTGGCAGGCCTCAATACGACGATTATGGTGAATCAATCATTGTTGGAAACGGAAACACTGAAGATCTTATCGAATATTACATTAACGGAGAACCAGAACCAATTGTTTCAAAGATAACTGATGATAAATCTTTGAGAACCCATATTCTTAGTGTAATAGTAACGCATCCGGGAATTAAAAAAGAAGAAATTTTGGAATTCTTTTTGCAAACCTTGGGGGGATTGCAATCAAGAAAACCTACATTGAAATTTGCAATTGATATTTCTTTGCGCTTTCTTTCTAGCAAATATCTGATAATCAAAAAAGGAGAAAGATATGCAGCTACTGAATTTGGAAAAAAGACATCGATGTTGTATATTGATCCTTTAACTGCAACATATTTTAGAGATGCAATTGAAAATGTATCAAAAGAAAGAAATCATACTTTTGGATTTTTACATTTAATTTCAAATTGTAATGAATTTTTTCCAAAATTTTCACTACGACAAAAAGACTATGAATCAGCTAGTTTGATGATAGAAAATAATTCTTCAGAACTCCTAGAGCCAATTTCCGAATATGACTGTTCAAGAAGCCTTTTGGCCTTGCAGTCATGGATTACCGAGTCTTCAGAATTATCTCTCGCTGATAGCCTTGGAATAGAGTCTGGAGATATGCATAGAATGGCTGAAAATGCTAATTGGCTTACATATTGCTTAAGAGAGATTTCAAAACACGTAGAGAGAGCTGATTTGCTTGATGAATTGGCTGATATACGAACAAGAATTGTATATGGAATTCGGAGGGAATTACTTGATTTGGTTAAAGTTAAAGGAATTGGAAGGGTAAGAGCTAGAATTCTATACAAACATGGAATAAAGAATTTAGATGATTTGTCAAAAATTCCTGTGAATAAATTGGCAGAGATTGATAAAATTGGTTCAACCATTGCGGATAACATAAAGGCAGAGTTACGAAAGGTTAGATAA
- a CDS encoding glycosyltransferase 4 family protein, with product MIELILPASVSCIVAFFVVFVTTPPLIKFLEKRNFAVKDVNKKEDVMVVRPGGISIIAGIIASEIILYAFLQLNEILAIIITTFAAFLIGYVDDRKVMGGWFKPVALAIAALPIIAFGVYDTDLAFPIFGTVQIPALYLGLIIFMIPITGNTINSIDVLNGVASGFMVIASFSLSVCLFVIQNYEIAIISLPLGFVSLAFYKYHKVPSKIFPGDSGALTLGAMYGAIAIVGGVEIIAAVALLPAVINSFLFLSSVKRIVEHRQVKGKPVEHTDDFKLKATDDKTAPVTLVRLILAGGPLTEKQVGFAIFRLAIFSGILAIITAFLMGVSI from the coding sequence TTGATTGAATTAATACTGCCAGCATCAGTCTCTTGTATTGTTGCATTTTTTGTAGTTTTTGTAACGACTCCTCCTTTAATTAAATTCCTTGAAAAAAGAAATTTTGCAGTAAAAGATGTTAATAAAAAAGAAGATGTAATGGTTGTAAGACCTGGAGGGATATCGATTATTGCAGGAATAATTGCGTCAGAAATTATTCTTTATGCATTTTTACAACTAAATGAAATTCTTGCAATAATCATTACAACATTTGCAGCTTTTCTAATAGGATATGTAGATGACAGAAAAGTCATGGGTGGTTGGTTCAAACCTGTAGCACTTGCAATCGCTGCACTTCCAATCATTGCATTTGGTGTTTATGATACAGATCTTGCTTTTCCTATATTTGGTACAGTTCAAATTCCTGCATTATATCTTGGTTTGATTATTTTTATGATTCCAATTACTGGAAACACAATAAATTCAATTGATGTCCTAAATGGAGTTGCTAGTGGCTTTATGGTTATCGCAAGTTTTTCCTTGTCAGTATGCTTGTTTGTGATACAAAATTATGAAATTGCAATTATTAGTTTGCCATTAGGATTTGTTTCCTTGGCATTTTACAAATACCATAAAGTACCAAGTAAAATATTTCCTGGAGATTCTGGCGCATTAACTTTGGGTGCAATGTATGGTGCAATTGCTATTGTAGGAGGAGTTGAAATTATAGCAGCTGTTGCACTATTGCCTGCTGTTATCAACTCGTTTTTGTTTCTTTCAAGCGTAAAACGAATAGTAGAACACAGACAAGTAAAGGGGAAACCTGTAGAGCATACCGATGATTTTAAACTAAAAGCAACTGATGACAAAACAGCTCCTGTAACTTTGGTCAGATTAATTCTTGCTGGAGGACCACTTACTGAAAAACAGGTTGGATTTGCAATATTCAGGCTAGCCATATTTTCAGGAATCTTGGCAATTATTACTGCATTTTTGATGGGAGTGTCCATATGA
- a CDS encoding branched-chain amino acid transaminase produces the protein MKLPLSKYVWFDGKYVILEKAQVPITTHAIHYGTSIFEGIRAYWNGKNLFIFRLDEHVKRFRRSGQFYNILLNFSDKEITNAIIGICRKNKIKKSCYIRPFYFVGDYGINLHVTEKAPTNVAIFTFPFGDLFNKNGITAGVVSWRKFSDMSTPPQAKMGGNYLNSIIATQEAKRNGFDEAILLDHNGNVSEAPGENIFIVREGQLITPTLSSSALEGITRDAILKIAKDLDMDVVERDLSRSELIISEEIFLTGTAAEITPIISMDSKKIGNGKPGNITKKMMQEYTDIVMNENIDYAHWLTEVY, from the coding sequence ATGAAACTCCCACTTTCAAAATATGTCTGGTTTGATGGAAAGTATGTCATTTTAGAAAAAGCCCAAGTTCCAATTACGACACATGCAATTCATTACGGGACATCAATCTTTGAAGGAATTAGGGCATACTGGAATGGAAAAAATCTTTTCATATTTAGACTAGATGAGCATGTCAAGCGGTTTAGAAGATCGGGACAATTTTACAATATTTTACTTAATTTCTCAGACAAAGAAATCACAAACGCCATCATAGGAATTTGTAGAAAAAATAAGATAAAAAAATCATGTTACATCAGACCATTTTATTTTGTAGGAGATTATGGAATTAATCTACACGTAACTGAAAAGGCACCAACAAATGTTGCAATTTTTACATTTCCTTTCGGAGATTTATTTAACAAAAATGGAATCACCGCAGGAGTTGTATCTTGGAGAAAATTCTCAGACATGTCTACACCTCCACAAGCAAAAATGGGTGGGAATTATCTCAATTCAATTATTGCAACACAGGAAGCAAAAAGAAATGGTTTTGATGAGGCAATTTTACTAGATCATAATGGAAATGTAAGTGAGGCACCTGGGGAAAATATCTTTATTGTTAGAGAGGGGCAATTGATAACACCAACATTATCATCATCTGCACTTGAAGGAATTACCAGAGATGCAATATTAAAAATTGCAAAGGATTTGGATATGGACGTAGTAGAGAGAGATCTTAGTAGAAGTGAGTTAATTATTTCAGAAGAAATTTTTCTTACAGGTACTGCAGCTGAGATTACGCCAATTATATCAATGGATTCAAAAAAGATTGGAAATGGTAAACCAGGAAACATCACAAAGAAAATGATGCAAGAGTATACAGATATTGTAATGAACGAAAATATCGATTATGCGCATTGGTTGACGGAAGTGTATTAG
- a CDS encoding acyltransferase, producing MVTNFVSDKAKIGENVQIWHFSYVGDNVEIGNNVKIGSLAHIDYDVKIGENTKIEGQAYIPPLSRIGKNVFIGPAAALTNDPYPMCDKMVGVIIEDNVIIGARAVIKAGVTVRKNSVVAMGAVVTRDVPENSVVIGSPATIRYSREEYDKKQREWKEN from the coding sequence ATGGTTACAAATTTTGTTTCAGATAAGGCAAAAATTGGTGAGAATGTTCAGATATGGCATTTCTCATATGTAGGAGATAATGTAGAGATTGGCAATAATGTCAAGATAGGTTCTCTTGCACACATTGATTATGATGTAAAAATAGGTGAGAATACAAAGATAGAAGGGCAGGCATACATTCCACCATTGTCTAGAATTGGAAAGAATGTTTTCATTGGTCCTGCAGCTGCACTAACGAATGATCCATATCCAATGTGTGATAAAATGGTAGGAGTGATAATTGAAGACAATGTAATAATTGGTGCACGTGCAGTAATCAAAGCAGGAGTTACTGTAAGAAAAAATAGTGTTGTTGCAATGGGGGCAGTAGTAACTAGAGATGTTCCTGAAAACTCAGTTGTGATTGGTTCGCCTGCAACCATTAGATATAGTAGAGAAGAATACGATAAGAAGCAGAGAGAGTGGAAAGAAAATTAA
- a CDS encoding Trm112 family protein codes for MNKTMMDILACPIDKNHPLELFEIKEKDDVVSEGALFCKKCSRFYPIIEGIPIMLPDELRDKKQEINFLQNYKERLPEKIITQGNPWHL; via the coding sequence ATGAATAAAACAATGATGGACATATTGGCATGTCCAATTGATAAAAATCATCCTTTAGAATTATTTGAGATCAAAGAAAAAGATGATGTGGTTTCAGAAGGGGCATTATTTTGTAAAAAATGTTCAAGATTTTATCCAATCATAGAGGGAATTCCAATAATGCTTCCTGATGAATTAAGAGATAAAAAACAAGAGATTAATTTTCTACAAAATTACAAAGAGAGATTACCTGAAAAAATTATAACACAAGGAAATCCATGGCATTTGTAA
- a CDS encoding Gfo/Idh/MocA family oxidoreductase, with the protein MKIIQIGTGGWGKNHTRILSQLGVLSAICDADLKKSKEYGEKYSVNYYDSLDELLKSEEFDGAFVVTPTSTHTQIAKKLLEAKKHVFVEKPMTYKSEDGEVLVKLAEKNKVILTCGYIERFNPAVDVVKKYVKEKKFGDLVMLEFHRENRMPLHIKDVGIIYDTSVHDIDTANWLFDDMPHVVFARAGKIRHEHEDFASIMLGYKDDKVAIISSNWITPKKLRKFNAVCTDAIISSDFITQEITIEKDEDNETIQNEKQEPLFLEIKSFLGAIEGKNEHIVKSQEAVNVTKIAEAALLSSLKGIPIYLDLK; encoded by the coding sequence ATGAAAATTATTCAAATTGGAACTGGAGGATGGGGTAAAAACCACACAAGAATTTTATCTCAATTGGGCGTGCTTTCAGCAATATGTGATGCGGATCTTAAAAAAAGCAAAGAGTATGGAGAAAAATATTCTGTCAACTATTATGATTCATTAGATGAATTGCTAAAATCTGAAGAATTTGATGGTGCATTTGTTGTAACTCCTACATCAACACACACACAAATTGCAAAAAAATTGTTAGAGGCAAAAAAACATGTATTTGTTGAAAAACCAATGACCTACAAATCTGAGGATGGAGAAGTACTTGTAAAACTTGCAGAAAAAAATAAAGTGATTCTTACATGTGGGTATATTGAACGATTTAATCCAGCAGTGGATGTTGTAAAAAAATATGTCAAAGAAAAAAAATTTGGGGATTTAGTAATGCTAGAATTTCACCGTGAAAATAGAATGCCTCTCCATATCAAAGATGTAGGAATAATTTATGATACATCAGTTCATGACATTGATACTGCTAATTGGTTATTTGACGACATGCCTCATGTTGTATTTGCAAGAGCAGGTAAAATTAGACATGAGCATGAAGATTTTGCAAGCATCATGTTAGGATACAAAGATGACAAGGTTGCAATTATTTCATCAAATTGGATTACTCCAAAAAAACTAAGAAAATTTAATGCTGTGTGTACTGATGCAATCATCTCATCAGATTTTATTACTCAAGAAATAACAATAGAAAAAGATGAAGATAATGAAACGATTCAAAATGAGAAACAAGAGCCATTATTTTTAGAAATTAAGAGTTTCCTTGGAGCAATTGAAGGCAAAAATGAGCACATTGTAAAATCACAAGAAGCAGTAAACGTGACAAAAATAGCAGAAGCGGCACTTTTATCTAGTTTAAAGGGAATTCCAATTTATCTGGATTTAAAATGA
- a CDS encoding ferredoxin--NADP reductase, with translation MVVDNKATVTYVQLLKEDLVIIRLVPKEGPVPDYQAGQFITLGLPNPAEGGKIVRRAYSIASHPENREYIELVIRWVRKPLPGRLTTQIFNAKEGDEILWLKPTGRALLINEELPNGEKDNRRIICIGGGTGLAPFVSFAQHLHDTGDKREIIVLHGASYVDELSYKDLLTNLENESIARGKDEWNFKYRAAISRPQEWFNRSWAGQIGRVETFLRPRENGMSPLEELIGDTITKENTMFYVCGWQGTIDGVMDFLKPKGFVTEHDKREDGSFEVKYESYG, from the coding sequence ATGGTAGTAGATAACAAAGCAACTGTCACTTATGTCCAATTACTAAAAGAGGATCTTGTCATAATTAGATTAGTTCCAAAAGAAGGACCAGTTCCAGATTATCAAGCAGGTCAATTTATCACATTAGGATTACCAAATCCTGCAGAAGGGGGCAAAATAGTTAGAAGGGCATATTCAATTGCATCTCATCCAGAAAATAGAGAATACATTGAGCTTGTAATTAGATGGGTAAGAAAACCACTTCCAGGCAGATTAACTACTCAAATATTTAATGCAAAAGAGGGAGATGAGATCCTCTGGTTAAAACCTACAGGTAGAGCATTGTTAATTAATGAAGAACTGCCAAACGGGGAAAAAGATAACAGAAGAATTATTTGTATTGGTGGTGGAACAGGTCTTGCACCATTTGTGAGTTTTGCACAACATCTTCATGATACTGGCGATAAGAGAGAAATCATAGTTTTACACGGTGCAAGTTATGTTGATGAATTAAGTTACAAAGATTTGTTAACGAATCTTGAAAATGAAAGTATAGCAAGAGGCAAAGATGAATGGAATTTCAAATATAGGGCAGCAATCAGTAGACCTCAAGAATGGTTTAACAGATCATGGGCAGGTCAAATTGGTAGGGTTGAAACATTTTTGAGACCTAGAGAGAATGGAATGTCACCTCTAGAAGAATTGATTGGTGACACTATCACTAAAGAAAACACAATGTTCTATGTTTGTGGTTGGCAGGGAACAATAGATGGAGTAATGGACTTTTTGAAACCAAAAGGCTTTGTCACAGAACACGATAAACGTGAGGATGGAAGCTTTGAAGTCAAATACGAATCATACGGATAA
- a CDS encoding minichromosome maintenance protein MCM, giving the protein MSTKQTSTFTDSALSDKVKEFLTRFKDKNGVYKYVDAIDEMMPKNTKYIIVDYNDLVVEPQIEVIFSSNPDRIFDAFSRAIKEALQTRFPDYAEKIKDEVRVRLINFPLERSLRQINAETIGHITSVSGMVVRASEVKPLAKELVFVCPDEHTTKVIQLKGMDVKIPVVCDNPNCKQRDFELKPEASKFIDFQILRLQELPEDLPPGQLPHYIDVTIRQDLVDNSRPGDRIILTGVVRVEQESVAGIQRGHSGLYRLRIEGNNIEFLSGRGSKTDRKIGREEISPEEEKLIKSLGQSSDVYQRLIDSFAPHIQGQALIKEAILLLIVGSNQRLLGDGSKIRGDINVFLVGDPGTAKSEMLKFCARIAPRGLYTSGRGSTAAGLTAAVVRDKTGIMMLEAGAVVLGDQGLVSIDEFDKMKPEDRSALHEVMEQQSASIAKGGIVATLNARTSILAAANPMYGKYDPFKNITENVNLPIPLLTRFDLIFVVRDIPTKERDEKIARHIIQRNTTQGTDKKSVIEVDLLTKYLSYAKRGIPELTKEAEEKILSYYLQMRNVESEEMITVTPRQLEGIIRLSTARARLLMKDKVEEEDAERAIFLIQSMLQDAGVDVNTGKVDLGVLQGKPRSEVSKMQLFMDVLKSLEGDNKVPVEERTFVQELEKSEKFTEEEARNYIRRMLREASIYESKPGHYNRV; this is encoded by the coding sequence ATGAGCACCAAACAAACTAGTACTTTTACTGATTCTGCTTTATCTGATAAAGTAAAAGAATTTCTAACTAGATTCAAAGACAAGAATGGTGTCTACAAGTACGTAGACGCAATTGATGAGATGATGCCAAAGAATACCAAATACATCATCGTAGATTATAATGATTTGGTAGTAGAACCACAAATCGAAGTAATTTTCTCTTCAAACCCTGATAGGATATTTGATGCATTTTCTAGAGCCATCAAAGAAGCTCTACAAACAAGATTTCCTGATTATGCTGAAAAAATCAAAGATGAAGTTCGTGTAAGATTAATTAATTTTCCATTAGAACGAAGTTTGAGACAAATCAATGCTGAGACAATTGGACATATCACTAGTGTTTCCGGAATGGTAGTTAGAGCATCTGAAGTAAAACCACTAGCAAAAGAATTAGTCTTTGTATGTCCTGATGAACATACTACCAAAGTAATTCAACTAAAAGGCATGGATGTAAAAATTCCAGTTGTATGTGATAACCCAAATTGTAAACAACGTGACTTTGAATTAAAACCTGAAGCAAGTAAGTTTATTGATTTTCAAATTCTTAGATTGCAAGAACTTCCTGAAGATTTACCTCCAGGACAACTTCCTCACTATATTGATGTCACAATTAGGCAGGATTTAGTAGATAATTCGAGGCCTGGTGATAGAATTATTCTTACAGGTGTTGTGAGAGTAGAGCAAGAATCAGTAGCAGGAATTCAGAGGGGTCATAGTGGATTATATCGATTAAGAATTGAAGGAAATAATATTGAATTTTTGAGTGGACGTGGTTCCAAAACTGATAGAAAAATTGGAAGAGAAGAAATTTCACCTGAAGAAGAAAAACTGATCAAATCTCTTGGTCAGAGCTCTGATGTATATCAAAGACTGATTGATTCATTTGCACCACACATTCAAGGACAAGCCTTAATCAAAGAAGCCATTTTGTTACTAATTGTAGGTTCTAATCAGAGATTACTTGGTGATGGAAGTAAGATTAGGGGAGACATTAACGTATTTCTAGTTGGAGATCCTGGTACTGCAAAAAGTGAGATGCTAAAATTCTGTGCAAGAATTGCACCTAGAGGTTTGTATACTTCTGGTAGAGGTTCAACTGCTGCAGGACTTACAGCTGCTGTAGTACGTGATAAAACAGGAATTATGATGTTGGAAGCTGGTGCAGTAGTGCTTGGTGATCAAGGTCTTGTAAGTATAGACGAATTTGACAAGATGAAACCTGAAGATAGAAGTGCCCTGCACGAAGTCATGGAGCAGCAATCAGCAAGCATTGCAAAGGGAGGTATAGTTGCTACACTAAATGCTAGAACTTCAATTTTAGCAGCTGCAAACCCAATGTATGGAAAATATGATCCATTCAAAAATATCACAGAAAATGTAAACTTGCCAATTCCATTACTTACTAGATTTGACTTGATCTTTGTTGTACGAGATATTCCAACCAAAGAAAGAGATGAAAAGATTGCAAGACACATTATTCAAAGAAACACAACACAGGGAACCGATAAAAAATCTGTTATTGAAGTTGATTTACTTACAAAATATCTATCATATGCAAAACGTGGAATTCCTGAATTAACAAAAGAAGCAGAAGAGAAAATTCTATCATACTATCTCCAGATGAGAAATGTAGAGTCTGAAGAAATGATTACTGTAACTCCAAGGCAGTTAGAAGGAATTATTCGACTCTCTACTGCTAGAGCAAGACTACTCATGAAAGATAAGGTAGAAGAAGAAGATGCTGAGCGTGCAATCTTCCTAATTCAGAGCATGCTTCAAGATGCAGGAGTTGATGTCAATACTGGAAAGGTCGATCTTGGTGTCTTACAAGGAAAGCCAAGAAGTGAGGTCTCAAAGATGCAACTATTCATGGATGTGCTAAAAAGTCTAGAAGGTGACAATAAAGTTCCAGTAGAAGAAAGAACATTTGTTCAAGAACTTGAAAAGAGCGAAAAATTCACTGAAGAGGAAGCAAGAAACTATATTCGAAGAATGCTCAGAGAAGCATCTATTTATGAATCAAAACCCGGTCACTATAACCGAGTATGA